A window of Acropora muricata isolate sample 2 chromosome 3, ASM3666990v1, whole genome shotgun sequence contains these coding sequences:
- the LOC136911295 gene encoding vacuolar protein sorting-associated protein 28 homolog, which translates to MFPGIPGTQPSQQAMRPELYEEVKLYKNARERETYDNMADLFSIINTLQCLEKAYIRDVVTPREYTAACSKLLVQYKAAFKLVQSADYPTVEAFMKKFRLDCPAALERIKEGRPITIKDDKGNTSKAIADTVSLFITIMDKLRLQIRAMDEIHPDLRDLMDTMNSLSALPEDFEGKLKVSTWYETLSRMKASDELTDEQVRQMLFDLEHAYNAFNRSLQHT; encoded by the exons ATGTTCCCTGGTATACCTGGAACTCAACCCTCTCAACAAG CAATGAGACCTGAGTTGTACGAG GAGGTAAAACTTTATAAGAATGCAAGAGAAAGAGAAAC GTACGATAACATGGCAGATTTGTTTTCTATCATAAACACCCTTCAGTGCTTAGAGAAAGCTTATATCAGGGATGTTGTAACACCAAGAGA GTACACTGCTGCCTGTTCCAAATTGCTGGTCCAGTACAAG gcTGCCTTCAAGCTGGTACAATCAGCTGATTACCCAACTGTAGAGGCTTTTATGAAAAAGTTCAGG CTTGATTGTCCTGCGGCATTAGAGAGAATAAAAGAAGGCCGACCAATCACCATAAAAGATGACAAAGGAAATACTAGCAAAGCAATAGCTGACACTGTATCA ctTTTCATAACAATCATGGATAAACTGCGACTACAAATCAGAGCTATGGATGAG ATTCATCCTGATTTGAGAGACCTGATGGACACAATGAACAGCCTAAGCGCTCTTCCTGAGGATTTTGAAGGCAAACTTAAAGTCAGCACTTG GTACGAGACCCTGAGCAGAATGAAAGCCAGCGATGAATTGACGGATGAGCAAGTGCGACAAATGCTGTTTGACCTCGAGCACGCTTACAACGCTTTCAACAGATCACTGCAGCACACATAA
- the LOC136911022 gene encoding ciliary microtubule inner protein 2C-like — protein MEKLTLVTTNMNLYQHPRHVSGYAGYTPRIKYCYGETYGNTTANWFKDYRVTELNTSKERMGRGGDQFLPFPTFYTNNPDHVLGARTSSRDRWKAAPKYKLLNLDDRDAAIKSYDKAAQYHRDQYRDKTQTVPPVKIFYLPNVFRDNKSNRIPTKQSSTSEQRVVAFANRVFNAKKREPLAKSTVETRRIRDVFFERR, from the exons ATGGAGAAATTAACTCTAGTTACGACTAATATGAATTTGTACCAGCATCCTCGACATGTATCTGG TTATGCCGGGTATACCCCTCGAATAAAGTACTGTTACGGAGAGACCTATGGTAATACAACAGCAAATTGGTTCAAAGACTACCGAGTCACAGAACTTAATACCAGCAAAGAACGCATGGGGAGAGGTGGTGACCAATTTCTTCCTTTTCCGACGTTCTATACGAACAATCCCGATCATGTCCTCGGCGCACGAACAAGCTCTCGTGATCGCTGGAAAGCTGCACCGAAGTACAAACTTTTGAATTTAGACGACAGAGACGCGGCTATCAAGAGTTACGATAAG GCTGCCCAATACCATCGTGATCAGTACAGAGACAAGACACAGACCGTGCCACCAGTAAAGATATTTTACCTCCCTAACGTATTTCGCGACAACAAGAGCAATCGAATTCCAAC CAAACAAAGCTCAACAAGCGAACAAAGAGTAGTAGCCTTTGCCAACAGAGTCTTCAATGCTAAAAAGAGGGAACCGCTTGCCAAGTCTACCGTTGAAACGAGGCGCATAAGAGATGTGTTTTTTGAAAGAAGATAG